TTTGCACTCCCTCCTTTTGGGCTAAATACTGATTCTCACGCTGTTTCAGTAAATCCTTATCCTGGCGTGTTGTAGCATCAGTGTCGGGGAACTGGATTTTAGATCTCATTGAGAAATAAGCCCTTTCAAGCTGACTGAGATTCCTCATCAAACTCATTTCATTTGCATCAAGAACAGGGGACAAATGCACCTCTGAACCTGAGGGTTGTGTGATGAGGTACTTATTTTCACTTGCATTAATGGAGTTCTTTTGCAGGCAAGATTGAACCAAGGAATTTTTCAGACACAGCCTTCTATAAACCTCAGAGATATCTGCTTCTAAGCATCTAATGTCTTCCTGTAACTTAGAAGcatgatttttcttttgttcttccAACGAAATCAGGAAATGAAATAATAGTTCTGATTCAGAATCATCTTGATCAATGGACAATGACAGTTCCTCTGCACACAACTCCTGCAATCCATTAATTACTGCAGATTGTAGGATTTCCCTGTTACACACCAACAATCATATTCTTAGAactcaaataagattaaaaGCTAAAACTATGTccaagaggaaaaaagaaacttGCCCAAATCCCTATTCATAATAATTGAGCAATGTTCAAAATATAATGCTATCAACAAAGAAAGCACATAAGTTCAGTTGGGAACAAGGACAATGAAGCAATAACAGATAAAACATAAGAAAACTCACAGATACCTCATTCTCATTAAGGATCAATTGCATATCAAGTTCCTTTCTTGAATTGTCTGTCCTACCTATCTAATACAATGGACATAGATAAAGCAAAAGTGCATGTCTGTGAGGGAGAGAAAGGGGAAGAGATCAATAAATATTAAGCCCAACCAAGGCATAAAACCTGATCTCAAGTACCAGCACATCACCAAGTACCATGGATCTATAATTGACTTCAATGCAGGTAATTTCAATAGACACACCAATATCAGTGTTAGAATCCTAGAAAAAGATTCATTAAGTTTCAAAATGCATTCAGTCAATCAGCAAGTCAATGAACATATAATAGtacattaaattttcaaaaattaaagttaattataCGAATGAGCGTGCAAATTTCAGAGAATTTGCACCAAATAAATATGCAAGTAAAACCCTGTGGagtaagaaattaaattattttattgtcgGACTGGGGAATCAACAGACATATTCAGAGATTTTCCTCTGGACCTAGCCTTGATAAATGCTTATTCTGATCACATGCCTATTATCATATCCTTGGATATTTGATATATCTTCTCCACTTGAGATCAATATCCTATATGTTCAAGCAAGTAATTTACAATTTTCAATCAGTAGCATGAAATCCTTCAGCACATGCATTGGGTTTGAAACTGGGATCAACTACCAGATACTACAATCTTCATAGTCGGGAAAATAGCCAGACGCAATATCCAAATAGGGGGCCGACAGTAATTTGAAACGACAACTTATTGATTGAAAATCAAAGATCACAATGCTCAGCCTACTCTTTAGGAACAATTTAATGTTATAACTCTAACAATACAATATTTACTGTTGTCGAACTGGATAGGAATTTGGCATTTCATGTTTTTTCAACTCTCCACGTCTGCTTAAAGACCATAAACAATTACAGGATAAAAGGGGTGCAATACCTGGTTGTTGGGCGTGAAAGAGGTTCAGGATGAAGTAACCATAGGCAAAATCCAGCTTCCTTGGGATTTTCAGATAGAAAAGTAGGAGGTAGGATCCTATGGCGTAAATCTGACATTGCTGCAGCATGTGCCATTTCAGAATCAAAACGACCAAGTAACTGAAAAGAAAAACCATATTAATCGATCCCTTGAATAAACCAAGAAAACAGACAGACTAAAGTGACCATTATGGAACACATACAATATGCCAGACTAAGccagataaaaagaaaaactcagAAAATGTTTTAAGATGCCAAATTTGGTGACCATTACTGAAAACACACGGAATATTAATTACTTCCAAGTGAAAATATTggaaacttaattttagaattCATGCAAGCTATGGTGTTGCAAAGAACAAAATTGATCTGTCCTCTTACCTCAAAAAAAAGAACACCAAGACTGTAGATGTTCGAAGAAATAGAGCAGACCCCTTCATTAAGCTCCTCAGGACTTGCATACCATTTCTCTTCCAATTGCTCACTTACAGAAGTCAAATGTTGTTGCACTGTATCAGAGATAAGGGTGCTGCTGTACTTAACATCATTTGAAGAATGCTGTATGCTGGTTGTATTTATGTCACTGTCATTAGTTGTTTCAACTTTGATGCCAGATCTTGAAGAGAATGGAGGCCACCTTCTGACAAAACCCATGTTGTTAAATTTTTGCTTCTTTGCAGATATAACTCCAGGAGGAGACCCTTCTTCCTCTGCTGGCCTTCTCCTGTGTGGATAGTTCTCCGAGTTAGGAACATCTTGATCTGTAACACCCTGTAAAGTTTCTTTTTGACTAATTGGTCCAAGGTACTTAACCTGATTTGATCGCAACAACTTGAAAGATGATGGTCGCAAGTCAAGCAATGTAATAGCTTGAGTGTGAGAATAATCCACCAGATCCACAATCTGCCTAAATATATGCGAACACTCAAAACTTTTCACTTTATGACCCCTAGCTTTCAGCCATTCCCTCAAACTCACCCCATGATCAGAACTACCAGGCCTGGCTCCACTGAGCCTACCAGAAGAAGGCACACCGACTTTGGCACCCAAGCTCAAAGAAGAATTAGAAGTAACCATGGTGCCATCAACAATTTTTGGTAAAACATTAGAGGCCCCTGTAATGGGTCCAGCAGCCATCAAGGAATCATTAGAATGCATTGTAGTACCAAAAGCTGCCTCGGTATTTTTCAGATCTCTTGGCTGTTTAAATGCATCACAAGGTGAACCTCGACATACCATCCCCTTACCCTTCAGAGTAGTTTTAGCAAAGAACTCAGAAAACCCTGACTTGGATAAAATCTTTGTTCGCATATGTCCATGAGATAACATATTGCTTGAAACCCCATTATTTTCAGAATTTGTCAACCGTTCCATGACAATATTGTGATCATCATTTAGTGGTTTCTGAGCCAAGAAACCATGAATAGAAGTGTCTCCCATATCTTCCCATCCACTCAATATAGTCTGACCCTTTTCCTTATCACCGTGTGAGCTCCCACTTCCTGATCCAACCGCCAGCTGATGAAGATACTGCCTGGTCTTCATTCTTTCCCTATAGTTTGATGTCCCCACAATGGCTAAATTTGAACTATTGTATTTTTGCACAGTGAGCTCTTCAACCATGACACCTGCATCATCCACATCTTGAAGGCCAGTACATGGGTGTTCTGATGCATCCACGGAACTCACAATCCTATTTATGTTCTTGCCTTCTAACATATCTGCAAGTATTTGAAATGAGCCATCGGGAGAATTGATTTTTGGTATGGCCATTTCTTGAGATTCAAACTTGTTGCAGCTTTCAGGTTTCAGTGAATACTCATTCTCTTTATTCTGGGGGTGAGAACCCTCAGCTGCATCAGCCAAAGTCACTTCATCACCCAGTCCATCGTCCATGTCATCCATACAAGCTTCATTAATTCATACGTTTGACCATCACTGTAAAACAGACTTGTTTCAGTTAGAAACTTCAagcatattatatatatatatatatatatatatatatatatatataaaagaaatccTATATGCATTGTCACCAAGCAAATGTTAACAAAAACCATTTTACTTTCTATAATTCAAAAAAGGATAAATGAATATTCAATAAACTGCCATGTATCAACAGTAAGAATAAAACCAGCAATTTCTAATACAGACAATCAGCAGTAAACTCTTCCATTATCTTGGTTTTTAAAAAACACATAAGCAGCACAATTTATTCTCAAATATTTGCTAAGAAAAACATACACAAACACAACGTGTTATCAAGATTCCCGAATTTTGATGCTCACTCAAAACAGAAAGTATCAGAACAATCAAAAAGACAGAACTTTCAACTTCTGATTGTTAAGAAACCTAATAATGCTCTATTTGCCATCCAACAAAATGCAAAAAAGTCAAGTAAAATCAAAGTTCTCTTATGAACCCAGAAAGTAAAACCCAAAACGCTCCACTCAAAACAGAAATTCAGCCCACCTGAGACAAGACTATGCACCCAATTGATAACAAAACAATTAATAGTACTTGATAGAATCGCCAAATTTAATTTATCCTCATTTTCTCAAGAACCTAAGAACTAGTGAATTAACAAAAACTCAATGCAAAATCAATCAAAGGGTACCATTTCAAGCCAAAACCAAGAACTGGGCTGGAACAAACAGGTCCCCATTCACTCTAATTGAAATTTCGAGAGCGAAAACTGGAAAAAATGTCTTACATAACACAAGCCCTAAAACCCCCTTGAATAAGAAAGTGAGCAGATGAGAGACATAGTATTTACCTGAAATGGAAAATaccaaaaaatgaatataatatatatgatgagattaatttgaaatttttatcgtTTTCTGTGTGTGAATTTAAATACCTTTTGGCCGGATAACCTGATCCATGACCATGAAACTCAGAAAATGTGTAGCaatgatattaataaataacGAGTAAATTTAACTTGTCCCACCAAGGGTTTGGCCTAAGGTCTTTACTCCCCTTATTGgtacaaatcatatttttttaacccaaaatcgTACtctatgtaaaaaaaaaaaaaaactaatgctttataggtaaaataataattttactattcaaCAATTTCGAAAAAAATCCTTCGTATATCTCACTTTAATGTTTTATACATGATAGTCAGACAATTTTTACAAGTTAAAAAACATGTAATTCAATCtctataataatattgaaaaccTTAATTACCATGATTGtcgatgaaaaatttaaaaattggtgATGAAGTTATAACTTACAATTTAAGTTGACGAAAACCCTAACATGCGATTCGAAGCTGGAAAATCTTCAATTTAATTGATAGTTGATGAAGGAGATGTTAGAAACCCTAGTTACAACAGttgttgatgaaaaaatttaaaattggtgaTGAAGTTGTAACTTGCAATTTAAGTTGACGAAAACCCTAGCATGcaatttgaagttgaaaattctcaatttaattgaTAGTTGATGAAGGAGATAAGGTTGGTCATGATTATGcacaagtgatattttgaaattaaacgtTGTTGTAGAGTTACTAAAAAGGAGCAACCTTGATGAAGTTCAATAAACTGATAGTGAAGCTCAAAGCGGGACATTGGTATTAACATAATATAGTAAAATGAGCATTGAGTGATGGAGCTCTTGAAGGCAACGAGACTCGACATCCAGGCCAACAATGATTTGGTGATGGAGAGCATGAACAAAAGGGCGGATATTATAGGTTTCAAACATAGATAATGTGAATGTAACCAACTCAGAGAAGACAAGAGGTCAGAGATGGCGAAATTAGTACCGAGAGTAGATGTTGAAGTTAAATCAGTGTCAAAAATGCGTCACCAAAAGTGAGAATGACAATTAG
This sequence is a window from Mangifera indica cultivar Alphonso chromosome 20, CATAS_Mindica_2.1, whole genome shotgun sequence. Protein-coding genes within it:
- the LOC123204409 gene encoding protein SPA1-RELATED 2-like, with translation MDDMDDGLGDEVTLADAAEGSHPQNKENEYSLKPESCNKFESQEMAIPKINSPDGSFQILADMLEGKNINRIVSSVDASEHPCTGLQDVDDAGVMVEELTVQKYNSSNLAIVGTSNYRERMKTRQYLHQLAVGSGSGSSHGDKEKGQTILSGWEDMGDTSIHGFLAQKPLNDDHNIVMERLTNSENNGVSSNMLSHGHMRTKILSKSGFSEFFAKTTLKGKGMVCRGSPCDAFKQPRDLKNTEAAFGTTMHSNDSLMAAGPITGASNVLPKIVDGTMVTSNSSLSLGAKVGVPSSGRLSGARPGSSDHGVSLREWLKARGHKVKSFECSHIFRQIVDLVDYSHTQAITLLDLRPSSFKLLRSNQVKYLGPISQKETLQGVTDQDVPNSENYPHRRRPAEEEGSPPGVISAKKQKFNNMGFVRRWPPFSSRSGIKVETTNDSDINTTSIQHSSNDVKYSSTLISDTVQQHLTSVSEQLEEKWYASPEELNEGVCSISSNIYSLGVLFFELLGRFDSEMAHAAAMSDLRHRILPPTFLSENPKEAGFCLWLLHPEPLSRPTTREILQSAVINGLQELCAEELSLSIDQDDSESELLFHFLISLEEQKKNHASKLQEDIRCLEADISEVYRRLCLKNSLVQSCLQKNSINASENKYLITQPSGSEVHLSPVLDANEMSLMRNLSQLERAYFSMRSKIQFPDTDATTRQDKDLLKQRENQYLAQKEGVQNPTDVLGSFFDGLCKFARYGKFEVRGTLRTGDLNNSANVICSLSFDRDEDHFAAAGISKKIKVFEFNALLNDAVDIHYPALEMSNRSRLSCICWNNYIKNFLASADHDGVVKIWDASTGQTVSHFIEHVKRAWSVDFSRVHPTKLASGSDDYSVKLWSINEKNCLATIRNAANVCCVQFSTHSTHLLAFGSADYRTYCYDIRNTKAPWCVLAGHEKAVSYVKFLDSGTLVTASTDNTLKLWDLTKTSHCGLSTNSCSLTYSGHTNEKNFVGLSTADGYIACGSETNEVYAYYRSLPMPVASYKFGSIDPISGKETDDDNGLFVSSVCWRAKSDMVVAANSSGCIKVLQMV